The Candidatus Tumulicola sp. genome has a window encoding:
- a CDS encoding CoA-transferase, with translation MRDAVARYVPDGASVAIGLALEALIPFAAGHEIIRRRKRDLTLIGPISDILFDQLIGAGCVRTVQAAWAGNVSAGLGHCYRRAAERGEPNPIAIEDHSNFSIALGLLAGALGTQFIPAKTLLGSDLVKTNPRLRIVDSPIDGQKLMLVPAIVPDVTIVHVQRADEFGGCHAWGNLGVSEEGAMSGNSVIVVAEEIVSAGVIKSDPNRVLVPPQRVSAVVHEPGGAHPSPVQGCYGRDHEFYHEYHTDTKTAAGYDAWRDAWIDRCSGRPEYLTRLGAARWRGLQVREQKPAAVVNYSAT, from the coding sequence ATGCGCGACGCGGTCGCGCGGTACGTTCCCGACGGCGCTTCGGTGGCTATAGGGCTGGCTCTCGAGGCGCTGATTCCATTCGCGGCCGGGCACGAGATCATCCGCCGGCGCAAACGCGATCTCACGCTGATCGGCCCCATCTCCGACATCCTCTTCGATCAGCTCATCGGCGCCGGCTGCGTGCGCACGGTCCAAGCGGCGTGGGCGGGCAATGTCAGCGCCGGCCTGGGCCATTGCTATCGGCGCGCCGCCGAGCGCGGGGAGCCCAATCCGATAGCCATCGAGGACCACTCGAACTTCTCCATCGCGCTGGGTCTGCTCGCGGGGGCCCTCGGCACGCAGTTCATTCCCGCGAAAACGCTTCTCGGCTCCGATCTCGTGAAGACGAATCCGCGCCTTCGCATCGTCGACTCGCCGATCGACGGTCAGAAACTGATGCTCGTGCCGGCGATCGTCCCAGACGTGACGATCGTGCACGTCCAGCGCGCCGATGAGTTCGGAGGCTGTCATGCCTGGGGCAACTTGGGGGTGAGCGAAGAAGGCGCGATGTCGGGCAACTCCGTGATCGTCGTGGCGGAGGAGATCGTCAGCGCCGGAGTCATCAAGAGCGACCCGAATCGCGTGCTCGTGCCGCCGCAACGCGTGAGCGCGGTCGTGCACGAGCCGGGCGGAGCGCATCCTTCGCCGGTGCAGGGCTGCTACGGGCGCGATCATGAGTTCTACCACGAATACCACACGGACACGAAGACGGCAGCCGGCTACGACGCGTGGCGCGACGCATGGATCGATCGATGCAGCGGGCGCCCCGAATATCTCACGCGGCTCGGAGCCGCTCGCTGGCGCGGCCTGCAGGTGCGCGAACAAAAACCAGCAGCGGTCGTCAACTACAGCGCCACGTGA
- a CDS encoding enoyl-CoA hydratase/isomerase family protein, which translates to MATKIEEPQSTGADGKKLVTYRKEGEHIAVITLDDPPANTYTHEMMRALDDSILEARFDKDVEAIVLTGAGEKFFCAGANIGMLQKVDPTFKYFFCLHANETLTRFEQTPKLVIAALNGHTVGGGLEIAMACDLRIARKNAGKIGLPEVALGVLPGTGGTQRLTRLIGKARALELMVTGRTFSFEEAQELGIVTDIYEGDAASFQAQVLTYAKQFTTPNKAAKAVGNIKRSVQSGGEVPFSEALAIERELQQLLFQSSDAKEGLSAYVDKRMAKFENK; encoded by the coding sequence ATGGCCACCAAGATCGAAGAACCGCAGAGCACCGGCGCCGACGGTAAAAAACTCGTCACCTACCGCAAGGAAGGCGAGCACATCGCCGTCATCACGCTCGACGATCCGCCGGCGAACACGTACACGCACGAGATGATGCGCGCGCTCGATGATTCGATCTTGGAAGCGCGTTTCGATAAGGACGTCGAGGCGATCGTGCTGACGGGCGCGGGCGAGAAGTTCTTCTGCGCCGGCGCCAACATCGGCATGCTGCAAAAAGTCGACCCGACCTTCAAGTACTTTTTCTGCCTGCACGCAAACGAAACGCTCACGCGGTTCGAACAGACGCCGAAGCTCGTCATCGCGGCGCTGAACGGGCACACCGTAGGCGGCGGCCTCGAGATCGCCATGGCATGCGACCTCCGGATCGCGCGCAAGAACGCAGGCAAAATCGGTCTTCCTGAAGTCGCGCTGGGCGTGCTTCCTGGGACCGGCGGCACGCAGCGCTTGACGCGGCTGATCGGCAAGGCGCGCGCGCTCGAGCTGATGGTGACCGGCCGGACCTTCTCCTTTGAAGAAGCACAGGAGCTGGGCATCGTCACCGATATCTACGAGGGCGACGCCGCAAGCTTCCAAGCGCAGGTGTTGACCTACGCCAAGCAATTCACGACGCCGAACAAGGCGGCGAAGGCGGTGGGCAACATCAAACGCTCGGTCCAATCCGGCGGCGAGGTGCCGTTCTCAGAAGCGCTTGCCATCGAACGCGAGCTCCAGCAACTGCTGTTCCAAAGCAGCGACGCAAAGGAAGGCCTGAGCGCGTACGTCGACAAGCGTATGGCGAAATTCGAGAACAAGTAA